The Gemmatimonadota bacterium region TTTGAACGGCTTCTAAAATTTCCAATCCCTTTTCCATTGACGGCACCACGGGCTTTTCCAACAACATGTGTACGCCTTGTTGCGCCGCCAAAATCTCCGCATCATAATGTGCAAATGTCGGCACGACGACATACATCGCAGTCAAATTTTCACTGTCCAGCATCACGCGATAGTCGGTATAAGCCGTACCACCAAATTCCGAAGTCGCGCTTTGTGCCGTTTCTTCTTTTATGTCACAAATTGCAACGATCTCGACATCTTCTATATTGGCTAACGCGCGCATATGAGACCGCGCACGCCCTCCAGCACCCACAAAACCCACATTAATGCCCATTTATATCCTCCAGGTATTCTTTTGTTCAAAAATAGACTGCATGGCCAGAACTGTCAAGGGGCACGCCTATTATCAGGCACTCTTTATTATTTTTTTACCACTGGACCTGTAGGCGCTTCCTTGCTGTACAATGTACTGCCTCGCTCGTAAGACGCGACGACTGAACCGGCGGCAATTTCCAATCTGGGTACGTTTTTTTCGAATACATCGCGGTCGGGTCCGCGCATGATTGCCATCTGTTCATCGCTCATGCCCGAGACGAGATCGCCCCACCGTTTTTCCGGGTGGGTCAATTCTCCGCCGCTGCGATTGAAGTTGCGCGATGAATATTTGTGCAAAATCCCCCGTCGCGATATGTCGCTTTTCCACGCCAATGTGCCATGTGTGGTGCCGCCATCCATGAAGAAGAGCACATCGCCCGCTTTCATCTCTACGTGTTTGACCAATCCCATGTGATCATCGCAGGTGCGCACGCCCGGGGGGAGTGAATAATACGCTTTGTGCGATCCCGGCACGCATGCAAATCCACCATCGGCTTCGGTTACATCGCGCAATTGCCAGGTTACGGTTACGGCTTCGCAATAGCTTCGCCCATTTTGATAGATATATCCGCGCCCAGGATTGAGCGGCTCATTGGAGTCGTGCAGGGAATGTCCCGATGTGCCTTTGACTGCGCAAAATGCCGTTCCTCCGCCCGTGCGACCGCCACTGGCACCCATCCAGTTCAACCGATGTTCAACGGCCGGGTGGGCGAGCATTCGTCGGAATGGGTCACAATGGGGACTGGGCAACTGAGTCAGTCCACCCAAAAGGGGTCTGCCCGTGCCCGCGAGGCTTTTTGATCCGCGTGCGAGTTCTTCTCCAACGACGATTCGATCCTCAAATTTGTCAATGGCGGCATTGGCCTGTGCCAGCCATTCTTCATCCATGATTCCGCGTAGCACCAGGTACCCGTTCAAATCCCAAAAGTAAAATTCCTTTTCGTCAATGCCCGAGTTTGGATTTTTCATCAGGAAAGATGGGTGGAAAATCTGGCGGGATTCGTCCAATGCAATTGTCTCCCCATCTGTTTTCAAAGTCGGTGGCGGCGTTGTATTGCGATATCCGGGGCGATAGAGTGATGCGCGCTGTTCAAGTGTTAGTTCTGCCATCAAGTCGGATACTGGCATTTTTTCCGATTCCTGGCCAGGTCCCGCAGAACGGATCACACCGCGGCCTACGTATTCGTAGGATAGTAAGCGCTGGAGTCCCTCGCCTTGCCACGGACGCATGCCCTGTACGACGCTCAGACCGACGATGAGCAGATCGCCCGCTTTTAGTTCGGGTTGAAAAAGATAATCCGAGTCATCTACGCCAGTCAATATATCCTCTGGTGTTTCCACGTTTGATTTGTGGGTACACGGTACAAATACAAATCCGCCTTCTCCGGCTTTGACATCAGAGAGTGCCCAGATTACGCGCACGCCTTCGCAAAATCTTCGATCGTTCTGATGATAATATGCCAGTGCGGGGTCTCGCGGCTCATTGCCGCCCTCCAGCGGAGCCGAGGTGTCACAGGTTTCGTCGCACAGTATTTCGGGTGCACGGTCGAGCCTGAAACCGTGTCCTACAATTTGATTCAGATACCACACGAGTTGGGGATGGATCAGCAAATCGCGGAATGGTTCGCGCAAATCGCCTTCCCAGCCGAGCATGCCTTCGAGCGACCCTGCCCGATTAATCGCGTCATTTAACCGCGCGACTTCAGGACGGGTCAGGACTCCCGGTATATGCAAATAACCCGTTAAATCAAAGGCGTAATTCTCTTCGTTTGTCATCGTTTCCCGGTCCATGGTAGCCTCCTTGACCTCGATTTACCTGTTTGCCTGCCGGTATGCAGGCATGAATGTGGCGGTTTATTCATGATTAAGCTGTGTTGTGACGCTTTGCATTATTTTTTTGCGACTGGACCTTTGGGTGCGTCCTGGCTGTACAATGCACTGCCTCTCTCGTAAGACGCGACGACTGAACCGTTGGTAATTTCCAATCTGGGCACGTTCTTTCTAAACACATCGCGGTCGGGGCCGCGCATGACTGCCATCTGTTCATCGCTCATGCCCGAGACGAGATCGCCCCACCGTTTTTCCGGGTGGGTCAATTCTCCGCCGCTGCGATTGAAGTTGCGCGATGAATATTTGTGCAAAATCCCCCGTCGCGATATGTCGCTTTTCCACGCCAATGTGCCATGTGTGGTGCCGCCATCCATGAAGAAGAGCACATCGCCCGCTTTCATCTCTACGTGTTTGACCAATCCCATGTGATCATCGCAGGTGCGCACGCCCGGGGGGAGTGAATAATACGCTTTGTGCGATCCCGGCACGCATGCAAATCCACCATCGGCTTCGGTTACATCGCGCAATTGCCAGGTTACGGTTACGGCTTCGCAATAACTGCGTCCATTTTGATAAAAGTATCCCCGGGTGGGATTGAGCGGCTCATTGGAGCCATGCTGGGAATGGCCCGATGTGCCTTTGACCGCACAAAATGCCGTTCCTCCGCCCGTGCGACCGCCACTGGCACCCATCCAGTTCAGCCGATGTTCAACGATCGGGTGGGCGAGCATTCGTCGAAAAGGATCGCAATGGGGACTGGGCAACTGAGTCAGTCCACCCAACAGGGGTCTGCCCGTGCCTGCAAGGGTTTTTGATCCTTGTGCGAGTTCTTCGCCAACGACGATTCGATCCTCAAATTTGTCAATGGTGGCATTGGCCTGTGCCAGCCATTCTTCATCCATGACCCCGCGCAGCACCAGGTATCCGTTCAAATCCCAAAAGTAAAACTCTTTTTCGTCAATGCCCGAATTTGGATTTTTAATCAGGAAAGACGGATGAAAAATCTCGCGAGATTCGTCCAATGCAATTGTCTCACCATCTGTTTTCAAAGTCGGTGGCGGCGTTGTATTGCGATATCCGGGGCGATAGANNNNNNNNNNNNNNNNNNNNNNNNNNNNNNNNNNNNNNNNNNNNNNNNNNNNNNNNNNNNNNNNNNNNNNNNNNNNNNNNNNNNNNNNNNNNNNNNNNNNNNNNNNNNNNNNNNNNNNNNNNNNNNNNNNNNNNNNNNNNNNNNNNNNNNNNNNNNNNNNNNNNNNNNNNNNNNNNNNNNNNNNNNNNNNNNNNNNNNNNNNNNNNNNNNNNNNNNNNNNNNNNNNNNNNNNNNNNNNNNNNNNNNNNNNNNNNNNNNNNNNNNNNNNNNNNNNNNNNNNNNNNNNNNNNNNNNNNNNNNNNNNNNNNNNNNNNNNNNCATCAGAGAGTGCCCAGATTACGCGCACGCCTTCGCAAAATCTTCGATCGTTCTGGTGATAATATGCCAGTGCGGGATCTCGCGGCTCATTGCCACCCATCAGGGGGGCAGAGGTGTCACAAGTTTCGTCGCACAGTATTTCGGGTGTGCGGTCGAGCCTGAAACCGTATCCTACAATTTGATTCAGATACCACACGAGTTGGGGATGGATCAATAAATCGCGGAATGGTTCGCGCAAATCGCCTTCCCAGCCGAGCATGCCCTCGGGCGATCCGGCCCGATTAATCGCGTCGTTTAACCGCACGACTTCGGGGCGGGTCAGGACTCCTGGCACATGCAAATAACCCGTTAAATCAAAGGCGTAATTCTCTTCGTTTGTCATGGTTTCCCGGTCCATGTCAGCCTCCTTGACCTCAATATACCTGTTTACCTGCCAATATGCAGGCATGAATGTGGCGGTTTATTCATGAAAAGCTCAAATTGCTGGAAAAAACAAGTATAAAATGTAGTCCCTATTGACCGATTGCTTGACGCATTTGATTTGGCTCTGTAAATTGCGCCTGTTCTTTCTCTAATGCTTGCTTTATTCGGATCACTGAAATTTTTCTGCTGTGAGTAATGAAAGGCATTATAATGGCAAAGTCGCGTCCCAATATTGTGCTTGTGATGTGCGACCAGATGCGCTGGGATGCGGCTGGTTTTGCGGGTAGTTCTGTTGTTCATACGCCCCATCTGGATCGTCTATCCGAGGGTGGCGTGTGCTTTGAAAATGCCTATTGCGCTTCTCCTGTTTGTTCGCCTGCTCGGGCGAGTTGGTTGACCGGATGCTATCCCCATGCTCATCTGCAATTGCGAAATTACGGGCCAAAACGAGGAAAAGACTGGGGGAGTTATCTGCCGCATGACCGCGTTACAATGGGCGATGTTTTGAAACGCGCGGGATATCGCTGTGGCATGGTCGGTCCCTGGCATCTGGGCGATGACCATGCGCCACAGCACGGGTTTGAGGATTTTTGGCAGACTTATCGATATCTGGGCGACGAATATACAGATCCCCTTTTCGATTATTTTGAACGCGGGGGAATACCCAATATTTACAGCGATGAGGCGGCCGTCACCCAGTACGGAAATATACTGGCATTTACGACACTTACAGATCCGCGACAGCAGCGTACGACCTGGACGGTTGACCGCGCGATTGATTTTTTGCGCCAGCAAGAGGATGACCCGTTTTTTCTTTTTTTGAGTGTTAAGGACCCGCATCCCCTCATCGTTATTCCGCCAGAATTGCTCGAACACTATCCGGTAGATCAAATGCCTCTGCCGGATTCTCTGCGAGACCCACTTGAGGGTAAACCGCATTTTCAGACTCGCGTAAAATTTCGCATGCCCGACACGGTAACAGATCGGCAATTCCGCGAGATGATGGCGTACTATTACGCCCTGATCACCCATATTGATGCGCAGGTTGGTCGTCTGATCGGCGTTCTCGAAGATCAGAATATGCGCGATAATACGCTCGTGGTTTTTATGAGCGACCACGGCGAACTGCTCGGCGATCATGGTTACACAGAAAAGTGCCTGATGTACGAAGCCTCGGTCAGAGTTCCTTGCCTGCTTTCGTGGCCGCGCGCGCTCCCAACGGGTTTGCGCGTGACGACCCCGCTTGCCGGTGTTGATTTAATGCCGACTTTGCTCGATCTGGCAAGCGAGATACTGCCCGAGAAAATCGATGGTCGTTCCGTTGCAGACGCGATTCTGAATGGGCGGCAACCCGAACCGCAGCCCATTTTTGCGGAGATCGCCAGCCAGGAGGCCGTTTATTGGGGGTCAACAGAAAGAGAGCAGTTTGCCGCGCATGTGATGAATCTCGATGGTCGCTGGAAGTATATTCGCAATCGTTTTGATATCGACGAGTTGTACGATTTGGAGACAGATCCGGGCGAAATGCAAAATCTCGCGCAGCTTTCCGAATATCAACCGCGCATTATAGCTATGCGCCAGCAAATCGCCGAGATGATTTGCCATACAGGTCCCGGTCCTTACGATTGGTGTTTGTAAGTGCAGGTAGCGTGCGAAAAGGAGAACTAATAATATGGAAGAATCAACAGGTCTTGCAGAGAACGGTGCCATTCCATTTGAGGTGTTTGCGAATTTCGAGCGGCTTGAGGATGTCAATCCCATTATTGCCTGCGAGCCGCCAGAGTGGGCCGCTGCAGCCCATGCGTTTGTGATGGATGATACGGTGCACTATTTGTGGGGGAGGAGAAAAGAGGGCAACTATTGGATTTTGATGCATAGCACGGCTCCGGTGAAAGATCCCGCAAAGATCGCGCACGATCCGCGCAATCCCGTGCTTTTGCCTTCGAGAGAGGGGTTTGACGATTATACTATCGAATATCCTTTTCCGTTTTGGAATCCCGCCGATGGCAGGTTCTATGTTTATTATTTGGGGCGACGACAAAAGCCGCCAAAGCAGACGGGTTTATTGGTGGGGGATGGTGATTTTGGCAAATGGACGCGCGTTTGCCAGACGCCTGTGATTGCCTCAGATACCGCGCACGAGCGGCAGGGTTCGTCGCATCCCTCGGTTGTGGTTGTAGATGATACCATACATATCATTTATACGGGGGAATCGGCAGATCCGCCGACCTTATGCCACGCGACTGCGCCGACAAGCGACCCCGAGGCTGTTACCAAAGATCCCGCCAATCCCATTTTTAAGGGTAGCGGAGAAATGTGGGATAGTTGTGGTGTCCGGGAGGCTGAGATTTTTAAGGGTCCACAGTATTTCCATCTCTTTTACGGGGGTTCCGATGGCGAGGCATGGCGGATTGGACATGTGCGGACGCGCGATTTTCGCACCTTTGAACCCAATCCGCACAATCCAATTTTTTCGCCCTCGCCAGATCCCGATGCATGGGACTGCGATGGGATACTAACGCCTCAGGTGATTGAAATCGACAACCGCTACTACATGGTTTATGCGGGTATGAGAGGGAGGGAGTGGCAGACGGGTCTCGCGGTAATGCGATCTCTATGACTCAGTCTTTCAGAACGCGATTGGGCGTGTACTGGTTTGTGTAGTGACGCATGTTTCCCGTGGCGTTGTTTTGTTTGATGGCGTCAGCGGGGAAGGTATGGAGAAACCAGTTGTTGTAGATTTCAGCGCTTTCCTGGGGGATACCGCGAATGACTACGGCGGGTACACCAGTGGCGCGAAAGGTGTTGTGGTGGATTAACATGAGATCGCCGGCGATGTGCGTATCGTCACCTCGATCTCGGCCGCCGTGCATGTCAAAGCTGTGGCTGTTGGCGTTTTCCAGAATCAGATTGTAACGAGCCTCATAGCTGGTGCCGGGCCTGCCAGTGCCTGCAATGTGGTGGCGGCACCAGTCGAACAAATTGGCTTCGATAAGGGCGTTGGACTGGTCCAGCACCACGCCGTAGCCCAGGCCATAGCGCTGGTTGCGGTGAAAGTAGTTGTGATGGACGTGGTTGTCCGTCGAGCCAGCTCGCAGGAAGATCGCGGCGTGGCTCCAGCCCCAGAGTTCGCAGTTATCGACTTCGAGGTTGGGGTATTCGGTCTGGATGGCGCGAGAGTTGGGGATGCTGTAGTAGCGTCCTTCTGCGTGGAGTTGTCTCATCTGCTCGGTGCGCCTGAGGGTGTCCGGTCCCTGGAAGCGAAGGCCAGTGATACGGACGTTGGGTCCGGCGGCGATAAAGAGAGGTATGGTTTCGAGTTGTTTGGAGTAGAGCAGGGCACCCTGGGAGCCGGGTTTGCCCCGGCCGCTGGCGAGCGTGATGCCCCCGCGTATGGCGATGTTCTGGTGTCCGGTCAGGTCGATTCTGACGGTATCTACTATATAGACTATCTGGTTAGTACCGGCGAACTCGAGGGCGTCGAGCAGTTCCATGCGGTTTGTGACCAGGTATTCGGATGGGTCAACCAGGCGGTTATAACCCTCGCCTCCGCCAATGGGATTGCCGGTGGGGTTGATGTCGGCACCGAATTTGTCATCTGAAAGCAGGGGTCTTTCCTGCTGACCATTGCCCTCTGAGGAAGGATCGGGGGTGAGTGGCTTTTCTTTGCCAGAACAGGCGAGCAGAAGGAGCAGTGCGATGAGATATCTAAGCGTTCCTGACATGTCAATCTCCTTCTTTATTTCAGAATGATTCGTCGGTGAAAAACTACGGCAATTCATTTAATTGATCAAGTCGAATAGAGGTCCAACCAACATGGGACCACTCACAAGAAAGGAGTTCGCAATGCGCGATATTGTGGTCTTTAGCGGGAACGCACATCCTCAATTGGCAGAGCATATATGCCAGTATCTGAGCGTGTCCCTTAGTCAGAGCACGATTAACCGCTTCAGTAACGATTGCATTCAGGTGCAGTTGAACGCCAATTGTCGGGAGGCCGATGTCTTCCTGATCCAGCCTCTTGTGCCACCTGTACAGGACCATCTCATGGAACTCCTGCAGATGCTGGACGCGGCACGCGGGGCATCGGCTGCCCGTACGACAGCCGTTATTCCATACTACAGTTACGCGCGGTCAGATAAAAAGGATGCGCCTCGCATTTCGATTGCAGGGAGACTGGTGGCAGATTTGATTGATACGGCAGGTGCAAATCGGGTGCTTACGATGACCCTTCACGCGCCGCAGGTGCATGGATTTTTTCGCATTCCCGTCGATCATCTCAATGCCCTCCATGTGTTGGCGAGATATTTTCGGGGCAAAGACCTGGCGGATACTGTCGTTGTTTCGCCCGATCTTGGAGGCGCAAAGGAGGCAACGCATTTTGCCCGTCTGCTCAAGTTGCCCGTAGCTGCCGGAATCAAACGCCGCATCAGTGATGAAAAAGTCGTGATTGATTCAATTGTCGGCGATGTAGAGGGGAAGAAGGTGATTGTTCTGGACGAAGAGATAGCCACGGGGGGAACACTTGTGGAACTTATTGATCGCCTTCGAGAGCGCGGCGTTAATCACATCACGGTATCCTGCACACATGGACTTTTTACGGGACAGGCTCTGCCGCGTTTGGGTGCAATTGCAGAGGTGAAGGAATTGGTGACGACAGATACAGTTCCACTTTCTTCACAGAGCCAATGTCCTCCCAATCTGACCACCCTATCCGTGGCACCTCTCTTGGGTGAGGCGATCCGCAGGATACACCACGGGGAATCAGTTAGCAGTCTATTCACGGCTCCAGATTGGATCGTGGATACGGGATAGAGGTTTTTGGTCCATTAAGTCGCAGGAGCGGTATCGGTTAATGGGGGAATTCGAAGATCACCGATCTTTTGTTGCGCGTGCCAGAGGTCGTATTGCAGTTGCAAATTCATCCAGAAGACGGGTGTTGTCCGAAATGCTTTGCTCAACCGAATCGCCATTTCTGGACTTACTCCGGCTTTGCCATTGACGAGCTCCGAAACGGTCTTTCGCGCCACGCCAAGTGTATGGGCTACTTCTGTCACGGTCAAGTTTAGCGGTACTAAACACAGTTCTTTTAAAATTTCACCTGGATGAGCCGGATTGTACATTTCCATAAATATGTTCCTCAGTGATAGTCCACGAGATCCACATCAAATACGACGCCATCTTCAATTCTGAAAACGACCCGCCAATTGCCACTCACTGAAACCGCCCAGAATCCCTTTCGACGACCTCGCAAGGGATGAAGGCGTAGCC contains the following coding sequences:
- a CDS encoding sulfatase-like hydrolase/transferase, whose protein sequence is MAKSRPNIVLVMCDQMRWDAAGFAGSSVVHTPHLDRLSEGGVCFENAYCASPVCSPARASWLTGCYPHAHLQLRNYGPKRGKDWGSYLPHDRVTMGDVLKRAGYRCGMVGPWHLGDDHAPQHGFEDFWQTYRYLGDEYTDPLFDYFERGGIPNIYSDEAAVTQYGNILAFTTLTDPRQQRTTWTVDRAIDFLRQQEDDPFFLFLSVKDPHPLIVIPPELLEHYPVDQMPLPDSLRDPLEGKPHFQTRVKFRMPDTVTDRQFREMMAYYYALITHIDAQVGRLIGVLEDQNMRDNTLVVFMSDHGELLGDHGYTEKCLMYEASVRVPCLLSWPRALPTGLRVTTPLAGVDLMPTLLDLASEILPEKIDGRSVADAILNGRQPEPQPIFAEIASQEAVYWGSTEREQFAAHVMNLDGRWKYIRNRFDIDELYDLETDPGEMQNLAQLSEYQPRIIAMRQQIAEMICHTGPGPYDWCL
- a CDS encoding HigA family addiction module antitoxin; the encoded protein is MEMYNPAHPGEILKELCLVPLNLTVTEVAHTLGVARKTVSELVNGKAGVSPEMAIRLSKAFRTTPVFWMNLQLQYDLWHAQQKIGDLRIPPLTDTAPAT
- a CDS encoding ribose-phosphate diphosphokinase; this encodes MRDIVVFSGNAHPQLAEHICQYLSVSLSQSTINRFSNDCIQVQLNANCREADVFLIQPLVPPVQDHLMELLQMLDAARGASAARTTAVIPYYSYARSDKKDAPRISIAGRLVADLIDTAGANRVLTMTLHAPQVHGFFRIPVDHLNALHVLARYFRGKDLADTVVVSPDLGGAKEATHFARLLKLPVAAGIKRRISDEKVVIDSIVGDVEGKKVIVLDEEIATGGTLVELIDRLRERGVNHITVSCTHGLFTGQALPRLGAIAEVKELVTTDTVPLSSQSQCPPNLTTLSVAPLLGEAIRRIHHGESVSSLFTAPDWIVDTG
- a CDS encoding phytanoyl-CoA dioxygenase family protein gives rise to the protein YRPGYRNTTPPPTLKTDGETIALDESREIFHPSFLIKNPNSGIDEKEFYFWDLNGYLVLRGVMDEEWLAQANATIDKFEDRIVVGEELAQGSKTLAGTGRPLLGGLTQLPSPHCDPFRRMLAHPIVEHRLNWMGASGGRTGGGTAFCAVKGTSGHSQHGSNEPLNPTRGYFYQNGRSYCEAVTVTWQLRDVTEADGGFACVPGSHKAYYSLPPGVRTCDDHMGLVKHVEMKAGDVLFFMDGGTTHGTLAWKSDISRRGILHKYSSRNFNRSGGELTHPEKRWGDLVSGMSDEQMAVMRGPDRDVFRKNVPRLEITNGSVVASYERGSALYSQDAPKGPVAKK
- a CDS encoding phytanoyl-CoA dioxygenase family protein, translating into MDRETMTNEENYAFDLTGYLHIPGVLTRPEVARLNDAINRAGSLEGMLGWEGDLREPFRDLLIHPQLVWYLNQIVGHGFRLDRAPEILCDETCDTSAPLEGGNEPRDPALAYYHQNDRRFCEGVRVIWALSDVKAGEGGFVFVPCTHKSNVETPEDILTGVDDSDYLFQPELKAGDLLIVGLSVVQGMRPWQGEGLQRLLSYEYVGRGVIRSAGPGQESEKMPVSDLMAELTLEQRASLYRPGYRNTTPPPTLKTDGETIALDESRQIFHPSFLMKNPNSGIDEKEFYFWDLNGYLVLRGIMDEEWLAQANAAIDKFEDRIVVGEELARGSKSLAGTGRPLLGGLTQLPSPHCDPFRRMLAHPAVEHRLNWMGASGGRTGGGTAFCAVKGTSGHSLHDSNEPLNPGRGYIYQNGRSYCEAVTVTWQLRDVTEADGGFACVPGSHKAYYSLPPGVRTCDDHMGLVKHVEMKAGDVLFFMDGGTTHGTLAWKSDISRRGILHKYSSRNFNRSGGELTHPEKRWGDLVSGMSDEQMAIMRGPDRDVFEKNVPRLEIAAGSVVASYERGSTLYSKEAPTGPVVKK